The DNA window TGATGTGCTGGCGGTGCTGTTCACTGCCGACTGTGACCTTGTCGAAGTGCTGGGCGACGTATTGGATGTATCCGGCCATCGTCTCGGCGTAAACCCCGTCATGGGCGCTTGCTTCCGCTTTGTTGTACTCGGGACGGCGGATGTTGTCTGGCCCATGCAGCGGCTCAGACACCGGAACGATAATGCTCCGAGCAACCGTGCTTTCACCCTGTGGGGCTTCCTCGGCAGTCAGGAAAATCAGACCGCGTGGGTAAACGTTCTGCCGCATCTCCCGGTTTTGCGTGAGGGTGCCGCGTCCCACACCATCAGCAGCACCCGCGAGGAGGCGGCGGAGTTTATCCAGTTCCTCCAGCCGTTTTTCCCGAGTCTGAGGGAGCTTGAAGTCATCGAAGAAGATGACGACATCGGCCAGTAAGTAAGCGGTCTGTTCCAGCGAGGCCGCGCTGCTACTCCACCCGTCCGGCAGGTGTTTCCGGCTGAATCCAGCACCGTAATGGGTAAAAAGAATGGCAGCAAACGCCGTTTTGAAACGTCCGGTTTCCCCGACTAGCATGACTGCTGTATCGATTCTCCCCAATATGGGACGGAACATGGTGGCAAAAACGACGTAACTCACCATATCTGGAGCCAATTTGAGGAGATCGAGCGAAGCCCGAATAGCGTTGACCAGAAGTACCGTCGGCGGCGGCTCAGGCAGGGCATACGCCCGCAGGCGGTGAGGGAGGACGACCTCAATTCCTTCTACCGCACCCCCCCTGCCGATGACCGCCTCGCCAGTCAGGAAGATGGGGCCATATTGAGGGTGTTTAGAGCCTATCCGGAAAGTGCTAAGGTAGAACCTTGACAACGACGCAACATCATCAACAGCAGATCAATGAGTCTCCAACCGTCTGGGAAGTCAATGACGCGCTCTGGGAGCGTCTTGAGCCTGTTCTGCGCATTGAGAAGCAGCGGAAGAAGAGTGGGCGTCCCCCACGGGACGCCCGTCCGATCTTCAACGCCCTCATCTGGCTGGCACGAACGGGCAGCCAGTGGAGCGAAATTCCTCGACATTACGGTGCAAAGTCAACCATCTTTGATCGCTTCAAGGTGTGGGCAACGGAAGGCCACCTTCAGGTGGCCTGGAGCATCTTGCTCACTGAATATGACGAGTTGATCGGCATCGATTGGGAATGGCAAAGTGCTGACGGGTGCATCATCAAAGCCCCGTTGGGAAAAAGGGGGCTGGCGGTGAAGAGGAAAAGACCGGCAGCAACCCCACCGACCGAGGAAAAGCAGGAACCAAGCGCAACCTGCTGACAGACGCTAAAGGTATTCCTCTCTCCATCGCACTCAGTGGTGCCAACCGTCATGACAGCAGAATGCTGAGTGCGATGCTTGAGGGCATCGTCGTGGCCTTGCCGATTCCAAGCACGGAGGAAGAACGGCACCTCGCGCTGGATCGTGGCTATGACACTGAAGCCTGTCGCGAGATCACCGCACAGCATGCGCTGACAGCACATATCCCCAGGAAGGCGACGGAGGCAACACCGTTGCCTCCTCCTAGTGATCCTGAGCGTCACCCCCCACGTCGCTGGGTGGTTGAGGTCAGTCACAGTTGGTTCAATCGATTCCGACGGCTTCTAATTCGGTGGGAAAAGAAGGCAAGCCACTACATGGCATTTGTACAACTGGCCGCCTGCCTCATCATCTGGCGGAAGATCGCCCCACTGGCTTCCAGATTTTCCGGATAGGCTCTTAATCCATCCTGTTTGCCCGTACACTGTGCGGCGCACGTAACCTTCCTGCTCGCTGAAGAGAAGAATGGCCGCTGCTGCATGCGCTTTTTTGTTACTACCAGCATGAATAATGGCCTGTGCTCCCCATGATTTCTGTACCCAAGACATGTCTGAGAACCGTTCCACCTCGACTTGAACCCGTGGAAGGAAATCTCCATGTGAAGTTTGACCCTTGACAATCAGCACTTTCCGAGCAGTTTCTCCTGCTTCTCCATAGGAGATTTCCTGCTCCTCCACCACTTTGGCTGTGAATTCCGTCAGGACGGAAGCAGCGATAAACTCCCCTCCCGCCTGCTGGTGACGCGTTACCTTGTAGAGGCGGCCATTGTCGATGGCGTACCCATCACGACCATCAACCCAGATAACCTTTTCAAAGATTCGAGGTGCTGGCGATTGAGGTGGCACTTTCGCTGGCTTTCCGGAAGCCATTTTTTTCCGTTTTTGACCTGCCATTAGGCCACCCGGTTCTGCATGAGCGAGTAGAGCCAGGTGTCAACGTCCCTGGCGGCAACGAGGTAGCTAGTACAGCGTTCAATTAATACGGATAGCTTGATAGTGCCGACCAAAGCTGCGACGGGCATCCTGGGTCGAGAATTGCCAATTGATCTTTACCCCCGCTGCATTTCGGGCGCTCACCCAGGATTCG is part of the Deinococcus fonticola genome and encodes:
- a CDS encoding transposase, whose amino-acid sequence is MTTTQHHQQQINESPTVWEVNDALWERLEPVLRIEKQRKKSGRPPRDARPIFNALIWLARTGSQWSEIPRHYGAKSTIFDRFKVWATEGHLQVAWSILLTEYDELIGIDWEWQSADGCIIKAPLGKRGLAVKRKRPAATPPTEEKQEPSATC
- a CDS encoding IS5 family transposase, which produces MHHQSPVGKKGAGGEEEKTGSNPTDRGKAGTKRNLLTDAKGIPLSIALSGANRHDSRMLSAMLEGIVVALPIPSTEEERHLALDRGYDTEACREITAQHALTAHIPRKATEATPLPPPSDPERHPPRRWVVEVSHSWFNRFRRLLIRWEKKASHYMAFVQLAACLIIWRKIAPLASRFSG